atttcacaaaattttccttctctttcttgtCATATCTTTTATATAGTaattctaataaataaaaagttactTTGGAATCTGGTGTTGAACCTCTGCTTGTTGTAATGATACTCCTAGAGAAAGTTCTTGCACGCGATGGAAATTCGTCTGTGTGAAAAGTCACTCCCTCTAAATAAAATCGTTTTGTTGCGAATGCTGATATAATATATCCTTTTGTTGATTGACTAGGATCTAACGAAGTATTACTCGGATCCAAGCCCGCTTCATCTGAATATTCAAGATTTTTTATACACATTTCTATTGCAACTCCTGTTGAAGAATCAAGTGGCACATGTTCCAAACGTATTACAGTATCTATAAATCTGACTTTCACTCTACataaaactgaaaaagaaaaaaaaacatgatttcATATTCCAACAATTTTATCATCAACTCCAATACATTGCCTAGAAACTCTTACTCGAATCTATTGTTTGTGCAAATAATTCTACTCCTTCCAAAGGCTGTGAATTTCCAGCGTTATTTGCATCTTCTTGTAAGCATTCTTGTGCAAGTTGCATACTAGATGTCATGGAACTCCACATTGATTCAAACATTGAAGTTCCTGTTTCTGTTCTTTGTCTAGGCTGAACTGTTAACCTTAGACCAGTTACTTCCACATAACTAGCTTCGCTAAGTAAAGCTGACCATGGTATGCTAACGGACATTTCTGCTACAAAACCATCAACAAATTCTAATGGAAGATGTTGTTGCTCTCCCATCTCGTTCAATGCCTGTTacaaaatttacatttaattaagcatgtagtttattaaattttaataaactatagtttttttccttttcaattgcTACAAATAACATATTCGATACAAGAAAGATCAAATATGAAATATCCATTCTTATAAGCGATTGGTGTATCTTTATTGCTTTTTCTTGAGAGCTAACAAAGAGCTATGAAACAAAGAAAATGACAGTACCTGTACATCAAGGCTGACATTGGTTACACGACCAGTTCCATTGTAAAGATCTACAGTAAGCTGGTCCAATGTCAGCTTTTCCTCCAAAAATTGGCCAAGATATCTCTGTAAGAGATATCTGCAGGCTCGTTTTTTTATCCCTTGTGACCAGGGAATGCATCCCAGCCAAGACATTTTATTCCCACTTTTGACAATCTAGTCTAAGAAAGACATGGGATTTTTCAATGGATCTTTCCTCATACGTGTTTTATTAGGCCTGTTATACGAGGAAAGTAGAAGCAAAACAATTTATCCACGTGAATTTCATCTTTCTAACACGTGTCCACTCTGGTACAATGATCCTTAACATAATATGTACGATGATTCGAATGTAACGGGGTTCTAGCTGCGTAATGTTTTCCTCTGCGTGCACTACATACACATGCATACACGCATTGCACACTGATGCAAAAATCTGACCAGCAGACCAGTAGACAAACACTGAAACGAAACACTGGTCCCTCATTGACTGAAATCAGCTGACTTTAAAGAAAGACGCACGAATCTTTGTTTTTTTCAATCCCCTTTCACTTTTTCTCtatcaatgtatatatttcgTTCTCCATTTCTATCGTGTTTGATTAGAAATCTGACCAAATTaagctaattttattttctcctttatTTGGAATAAGTAGAATAAcgtataaaattatatactGACAAATCCGAAATGTTATGGTCTTTTCGTCAGCagcttttaaaatgaaaaaatgatttcatcTTGATTAATTATGCAACGTATAAAATGTCTgtaacttcatttttattttaatattatcataTAATTATTTGCATACATGTATACATGTAAAAAGAGAGAAGCATTGAAGGGTTTAATATTCATCGAACAGTAAAATATTGCAGTTTGAATCGGTGTTTTTTAatgaaaagtattaaaaaaaacattacattacatttttttaaaatgcgCCGTATAAAAAAACAACGATCGCGCACTTGGCTCTTTTGTGCAATTGTAGTTATTAGATTTGTTCTGGTATTTCTTTATCAATATCACGCTTCaaacaaaatttttctttattgaaaAAAGCTTGTTTGAAtaagatatttcaaaaattgatcGAACCGAGGAAGAATGTAATTTGAAAGGTTTACCACCCTGGATGTATCTATATTCATTTTTTGCGTATAGTTTACTGATGAGTTCAGATATGTGGTGATTGGGCGATCTGTCAGAAAGATTATTTAACAGTTCGCTATAAATTGGTtcagaattgaattttttaattctgcaaTCGTATTGTGGATTATAAATTTCCTTCTGTCACTTGTAAGATGGCCTTAACAAATATCTTACTTCTCAGTCAAATATCTGGATATGTAGTTGCTCTTATTTTGTCACTTTGTATTATTATACCTATGAGTTTACATCAGGATGAATTTAGGTAGTTGTAATATGTTAAATAAAACGTTATAAGCAATGTTAGGATATTTATGCAACAAATTGCATGATGTGTTGTTACTGTCTGTTCGCAGAGGACATTGTCTGTTATTCTCGACAGGAACTTGGCAAGAGACAGATGGTCAGTTTGTAGTAAACTGGGCCCGACAAGCTTATTGTAACTATACAATATTTGTTGGTTTGGTGTTGCTAATAACATCCGCGATACAAATCTATCGACTTTCTATATTTATGTACCGTGGAGAGGATAGTTCCTTTCTGTCTGCATTCATAGATGTTGTCAGTTCAATAATTCTTACAATAATCACATTGGTTGCTGCAATCATTATTACGCTTGGGTTTATGACCTGGTGCCAATGTATGACAAAAAGATTTCCATCGTGTGAATTAGCAGCTGGAAATGATATTGATAAAGCTGATGGAATAGATACATCTGGTTTTCACATTGAATTAGGAGCAGCCCAATTTGGAACTTGGACTAGTTTATCAATTTGGGTTGGTTTATCAGTATTTGcagtattaaaattattgagaTATCATCAATTAGAAAATATGAAAGTTTCAATGTATAGAGAAAGACAAAGATTAATAGAAGCTGCCAGAAGCAATGAAATTCAAGAATCAACATAGAAATgtgaatgaaaatgtaaaatttaatgttAAGATAGTAGTATTTTTTTATCTAACTAACTCTtctgaagaaatatttatatcttATGAAATCAGTTTTCCAAACGCACACTTTATAATGGATATAATTAAAGTAACATATCTTGACCTAAAATAACTGCTATTTATTAAATACTCTAATGACTATAATCATTGaagtaaaaaattatatattaaaatgaaaagttttgttttgtaaatataatttactAGATAATTTTTTTACCTTTATACATATCAAGGCTGTAGAAAATTATAATCCTCAGCTTTCATAACTAGTTTTAAAATTTACAGTAGTAAGTTTattttagttaattttatttaatttaaataacgtcgaatatattaaaatataacgtATTTtattgttgtattatatttttgtggattcatttaaataatttacataaaGAAATGTTAAACTCAACAAagataaaagtatataattatCACATGTACATAAATTAAGAACTTCATGTTATAAACAAACTTACTTAATTAGttaagaaatatattttgtaaatatgtatattatatattctCATAATATATTCAAATCATAATATATTTGTTGATTGTACTGAAACAACTAAATGAACATATAGAGCTCTTTGcaagaaatttttcttatatacaaaaaatcaaattatttccCTGCACATTCCAAGAGCATTTCTACGACTTCCCGCAGGACATTGTGGCCGTTTAGGTActtgaattattataaatggTGCAAGATCTGTTGGTATACATTCCAATTCAAAAGTAGTCTCATTTACACCTAACACTCCATCAGGAGCACAAGGACCACCCATAGTTCTTAATGGATAACAAGTATCATTGTATGGTACTAATCCATCTATCAAGCAAGGATTGTTTACGCATTTTGGTACTGCCTCATTTTGAGGAAGTATTACATAATTTCGTGGTGCGCAAGGTCCCTGTCTATAAGCTTCATAACAACGATCGCTtaatggaaaatataaaaatctcgGTCTACAATCGCATACCCATGCGCTATTATTTCCATCTCCAGGATAAAGGAGCATATTTTCGGGACACTGATCTGGTGCAGATACTGGAATACGTTCTGTTATCTATAGCAAAAATTAAACATATTCCTTTCAATGCTAACTTTTATTGTTATGCTGTAATATTCAAGTATAATTACCGTTGCATTGTTGCCACTGACATGAGATATCTCTTCATCATCAGGAAATACAAAATCTTGACCAGATGTTACATAATTCCATATTATCAATATAATGCCAAATATTACCCACTTCATCTTATGTGTGtgatattatacaatttttgtgGTTGTATAAAACTGTAACATAAgtgaatttttgttaaaataggTTATTTAAATCTTAATTTATCAACAACACTAACTTAcattatcaaatatttcttaACTTATTGGTGAAGACAGATAACACTGTATCTTTAATATGCTATATGCAGCTATATGTCATTCAATGACCTGTTATGACCCTGAGTTCTCAAGGACAACCATAGTTGAATAAAACAAGAGTATTAAAATCAGTAACCAATCATTACTAAGCATTTAAAATGAATTGACATTCTCCTCCTAGTGTTTtcaaatgtataattaatttttttttttcaaaaaataccaAACAGATATAGGTAATTCAAATGTAAAAACAATTAAATGGAAAAATAGATTCCTTTTATTTAATTCAGCAATGTTTAAACATCTTCTTCCTCCAAATACAACTGATAAGTTCTCCTAATATCACCTGCACTTAACTGAAATGAACATTGTTCATATTCTGGCCAAGATTGAAATTCCATAAATAGATCATAAATTTGCCTAGGGTTTAAATCACCAAATTCCGTGAATATATTGTAATTTAGCGCTATTAATTTTATACCACAACCTGGGACTAGATTTCtagaaattttgtttaataacaAAAACATTGTAGTatcttaaaataaatacatagtattatattttcatagtAACACTTACTCTAATGTGGGTATCACTCTGGTgttttgtttataaaaactaTATCGAACGAAATGCCAAAAGTATAccaaatttttctttgttttaaataatgtaaaaagatCAGGTTTTGGTTCTATTTTAATAACATTAAGTATGCTACTGTCATCCTTTGTTACTCTCTTTCTGTTTGCCTCCTTACTTTTATATTGTGGTATAAATGCTTTTCTATCCACTGTTCcataaatttcataattaaataatatattaaacataATATAAAGAGTTGTTGATCTTTCAATACATgtgaatttctgaaaaataaacTGATATTTAATAAGATTTTAACATGATTAACATAAATACACTGGAATATTATTTTAGTCCTTTAATCCAAATAATAAACTATGAACTAATAAGTTTCCAAAAGCTCTGAAATGAAAATACTAACATTACATGTAGATGATGGTATTGCAAGATAAAAGATCGGTCTTCCAAACATGGTTAAACCTGTTTGAAATACTGTACTCAGTATTAAATGCCTTATGAAAACACTTTTTGATGTTGTTCCAATTACTTGCATGCAGCTTTCTTCTTCCCATTTTCTCTGTTGtacattgtttattaatttatacataATATCACTATGTACAGAAACTCCAGTCAACATCTTTGATATATTAAATAGgtttaattttgtaatactaAGTTGATTGGGAAATTTTGTACATAAATTATTTAGATGATTCCAATATTCAGagctattttcaaataaatgtataaatggtacaccaattttaaataattcttctgTTAAGTAACCAAAACCTGGATTTGCTTCAACTACATGGTAcatgttttttaataaatcatctTTAATTAATGTAACAAACTTTTTGGCTACTTCAGgatttgttaaatataaatctGTATTTGTTCTACTTGATGAAGAACTCTTTGAAGCGATATCTTCAAATTCTGCATCAACATTTTGTGTTAATGAACGTATTGGTAGATTTTGATTATTATTGCTCTCTTTTGTATCTAAATCCTTTATGTTTGTTGAATCTGTTGTATAATGCATCCATTGAACTGAAgacaaaatatatttgtttaccACATGAAGAACACAATTACTAAACAATGTTCGTGGTGTACAAATTTTTGGTAACACcatcaaatttttgtatatcaTTGTTGTTGAttgcttttcatttattttttagcaGTCACCGTCTTCAATCCTATTAACCTATAAAAACATATAAGTTTTTAAGGTTAATGcactttaatttatataatgtatatacatatatatatatatatatcatttaCGTAGTACCTGTAGcctaatgaatttaatttcgcTGAACTTTTCTGTAAAATCATTACTTCTTCctctcattttaattaattacaatattgcGTGTACACAATAAGGGCTAATTAATATGAGGGAGGAACTCTCTGTCaatatatatcaaaaaaatACATCAAGATATCATATCAAAATTTGAAGATATCGAATAATCAaataagtatttttattatctttctaAGAAAGTGTACACGTCATGTAACTAAAATGTTTATACAGACGAATCGTGTAGACTTTGTACGTGGCTgattatacaaatttattttgttataatattatatcttgATTCTTCACGCCTTTGtaagtgttttcttttttcatatttcatctttttattaattagtttttcctttttaattcaataatattattttctttctaacaGTTACACTAATTAGTGATTATTGTTGCATATTTCTttgtgtaataaaaatataaatttaacaataatttagtaaattaaattaactgtgaaaaataaaatttattgctatattttatatttccttgTATCATTTGATACAACCTTGGAAAATAGTACCTACTTTCtaagttttttattataatctttttGTAGTTTGTGATTCAGAATAATAATGCGTGCAGCATATTTAAAGCATTGTTAATGAGAGATAAGAGTATACCTTGTTGTAAGAGGACAGTatcaatatatgtaaatattaaagaaaaatttaaaaaatggcccAAAGTGCTTCACTACTATCAAGAATAGTGGCCCATTCTATAACTGCTACAGTGAGAGCAGGTAAAATTATAAGAGATGTTATGAATCATGGATGTCTGAATATAGTAGAAAAAGGCAAAGATGATTTACAAACTGAAGCTGATCGTTGTGCTCAAAGGTGTATTATTGCTTCGTTAAGTCATCAGTTTCCAAACATCACCATTATTGGTGAAGAAGAACCATCTAATTGCGAAGTGCCATCTGAGTGGATTGTGACAGAGGCAGATCCAGAAGTATTAAAATTACAGTTACCAGCTCATTTGGAAAATATTGATGCTAAAGATGTGTGCATTTGGGTAGATCCTTTGGATGGTATACATAAATCTTatttatctttaattaatttatgagTATACATTTTAAGGGAAGTTCATATTTCAGGAACATCAGAATATACACAGGGTTTTGTAGAACATGTTACTGTTCTGGTAGGGGTAGCAA
The sequence above is a segment of the Osmia lignaria lignaria isolate PbOS001 chromosome 12, iyOsmLign1, whole genome shotgun sequence genome. Coding sequences within it:
- the LOC117609957 gene encoding transmembrane protein 179 — translated: MALTNILLLSQISGYVVALILSLCIIIPMSLHQDEFRGHCLLFSTGTWQETDGQFVVNWARQAYCNYTIFVGLVLLITSAIQIYRLSIFMYRGEDSSFLSAFIDVVSSIILTIITLVAAIIITLGFMTWCQCMTKRFPSCELAAGNDIDKADGIDTSGFHIELGAAQFGTWTSLSIWVGLSVFAVLKLLRYHQLENMKVSMYRERQRLIEAARSNEIQEST
- the LOC117609951 gene encoding uncharacterized protein LOC117609951 isoform X3, whose product is MKWVIFGIILIIWNYVTSGQDFVFPDDEEISHVSGNNATITERIPVSAPDQCPENMLLYPGDGNNSAWVCDCRPRFLYFPLSDRCYEAYRQGPCAPRNYVILPQNEAVPKCVNNPCLIDGLVPYNDTCYPLRTMGGPCAPDGVLGVNETTFELECIPTDLAPFIIIQVPKRPQCPAGSRRNALGMCREII
- the LOC117609951 gene encoding dimethyladenosine transferase 2, mitochondrial-like isoform X1, which gives rise to MIYKNLMVLPKICTPRTLFSNCVLHVVNKYILSSVQWMHYTTDSTNIKDLDTKESNNNQNLPIRSLTQNVDAEFEDIASKSSSSSRTNTDLYLTNPEVAKKFVTLIKDDLLKNMYHVVEANPGFGYLTEELFKIGVPFIHLFENSSEYWNHLNNLCTKFPNQLSITKLNLFNISKMLTGVSVHSDIMYKLINNVQQRKWEEESCMQVIGTTSKSVFIRHLILSTVFQTGLTMFGRPIFYLAIPSSTCNFIFQKFTCIERSTTLYIMFNILFNYEIYGTVDRKAFIPQYKSKEANRKRVTKDDSSILNVIKIEPKPDLFTLFKTKKNLVYFWHFVRYSFYKQNTRVIPTLENLVPGCGIKLIALNYNIFTEFGDLNPRQIYDLFMEFQSWPEYEQCSFQLSAGDIRRTYQLYLEEEDV
- the LOC117609951 gene encoding dimethyladenosine transferase 2, mitochondrial-like isoform X2, translated to MIYKNLMVLPKICTPRTLFSNCVLHVVNKYILSSVQWMHYTTDSTNIKDLDTKESNNNQNLPIRSLTQNVDAEFEDIASKSSSSSRTNTDLYLTNPEVAKKFVTLIKDDLLKNMYHVVEANPGFGYLTEELFKIGVPFIHLFENSSEYWNHLNNLCTKFPNQLSITKLNLFNISKMLTGVSVHSDIMYKLINNVQQRKWEEESCMQVIGTTSKSVFIRHLILSTVFQTGLTMFGRPIFYLAIPSSTCNKFTCIERSTTLYIMFNILFNYEIYGTVDRKAFIPQYKSKEANRKRVTKDDSSILNVIKIEPKPDLFTLFKTKKNLVYFWHFVRYSFYKQNTRVIPTLENLVPGCGIKLIALNYNIFTEFGDLNPRQIYDLFMEFQSWPEYEQCSFQLSAGDIRRTYQLYLEEEDV